In a single window of the Desulfofundulus luciae genome:
- the folK gene encoding 2-amino-4-hydroxy-6-hydroxymethyldihydropteridine diphosphokinase, which yields MDRLILKGMEFYGYHGVLPQEQYLGQRFYVDVELSLDLAPAGRADDPEQTVNYARVFRLVEEVVTGAPCRLIEAVAEKVAGAILEHFPVNEVLVRVKKPGAPVPGHFEYMGVEIRRRKDAVHDGTPGGSARHPSTAYIGLGSNMGDKKGYLRAALEMLQEIPGITLLRVAPFYRTDPVGYTDQDWFVNTVAEIKTTLSPRELLAACLEVENHLGRVRGVRWGPRVIDLDLLLYNGQVIDEPDLVVPHPRMHERAFVLVPLADLAPDLVIPGRGGVRELLAGVGRQGVEQLVEQL from the coding sequence GTGGACCGGTTGATTTTAAAGGGTATGGAGTTTTACGGCTATCACGGAGTTTTACCCCAGGAACAATACCTGGGCCAGCGCTTTTATGTGGATGTGGAGCTATCCCTGGACCTGGCCCCCGCCGGCAGGGCCGACGATCCGGAACAGACGGTGAACTATGCCCGGGTTTTCCGGCTGGTGGAGGAAGTGGTTACGGGGGCTCCTTGCCGTTTGATCGAGGCGGTGGCGGAAAAGGTGGCCGGTGCCATCCTGGAACATTTTCCGGTAAACGAGGTGCTGGTCCGGGTAAAGAAACCCGGCGCCCCGGTGCCCGGCCATTTCGAATACATGGGCGTGGAGATCCGGCGCAGGAAGGACGCCGTGCATGACGGAACCCCGGGCGGGTCCGCCCGCCACCCTTCAACGGCCTATATCGGCCTGGGATCCAACATGGGGGACAAAAAGGGATACCTGCGGGCCGCCCTGGAAATGCTGCAAGAGATCCCGGGGATTACCCTCCTGCGGGTAGCTCCCTTTTACCGCACCGACCCGGTGGGTTATACGGACCAGGACTGGTTTGTCAATACCGTGGCGGAAATAAAAACCACCCTCTCGCCCCGGGAATTGCTGGCTGCCTGCCTGGAAGTGGAGAACCACCTGGGAAGGGTGCGGGGTGTGCGCTGGGGCCCCCGGGTAATTGACCTGGACCTGCTCCTTTATAACGGGCAGGTCATTGATGAACCCGATCTCGTGGTTCCCCACCCGCGCATGCACGAGCGCGCCTTTGTCCTGGTGCCCCTGGCCGACCTGGCGCCCGATCTGGTCATCCCGGGCCGGGGCGGGGTGAGGGAGCTGCTGGCCGGTGTTGGCCGGCAGGGGGTGGAACAATTAGTGGAACAATTATAA
- a CDS encoding sigma-54-dependent Fis family transcriptional regulator, whose product MRPKIALITPYSELGTLAAEVARELDEPLIIKQGALEESIQIARELEKEHVDVIISRGGTAAAIRRNTDVPVVLCDATTFDVLLALHRVKKYSRRAALVVYNPVPGLDTIAEILGIEVSQFCSYEDSHGVEREIERAVKAGFEVIAGSLVAVRLARERGLVAIPLYTSKETVREAILKAREIALVRQKEAERVKRTQAILDFAYEGIIVTDEQGIIQVFNPAAEKITGISAAQAIGQKVDQLIPNTRLIAVKESLQPELGELQELGKATIVTNRVPIIVKNKLVGVVATFHEVSRIQNWERKIRKALYSRGLVAKHTFDDIIGNSRAIIKAKIQARNYGSYESTVLLVGETGTGKELFAHAIHNVSSRKQGPFVAVNCSALPESLLESELFGYEEGAFTGARKGGKPGLFELAHGGTIFLDEISSISPNMQARLLRVIQEKEVMRLGSDKLIPVDVRIIAATNEDLAALVAQGKFREDLYFRLNILRVRIPPLRERREDIPLLAQHFLDKQRPGYSLDPVLLERMQHYRWPGNVRELKSFISRYAILVDEMPAEAIFDEFIAETHRLANPPEDAAMAAGGDQSGETITVKVGPLEEMERELIQKMLVRYAHNRSALAKALGISRSTLWKKLKLVQ is encoded by the coding sequence ATGCGTCCCAAAATTGCCTTGATTACACCATATAGCGAACTGGGAACGCTGGCCGCCGAGGTGGCGCGAGAACTTGACGAGCCATTGATTATCAAGCAGGGCGCCCTGGAAGAGTCCATTCAAATTGCCCGGGAACTGGAGAAGGAGCATGTAGATGTAATCATTAGCCGAGGTGGAACGGCCGCAGCCATTCGGAGGAATACAGATGTTCCGGTGGTTTTGTGTGATGCAACCACCTTTGATGTTTTGCTGGCTCTACACCGGGTTAAAAAATACAGCCGCCGGGCCGCGCTGGTGGTATACAATCCGGTACCGGGTTTGGATACAATTGCCGAGATTCTGGGTATTGAGGTAAGTCAATTTTGCTCCTATGAGGATTCCCATGGCGTTGAGCGGGAAATCGAACGGGCGGTGAAAGCCGGTTTTGAGGTTATAGCCGGCAGCCTGGTGGCCGTGCGCCTGGCCAGGGAGCGGGGTCTTGTGGCCATCCCTCTTTATACCAGCAAGGAAACCGTACGGGAGGCCATCTTAAAAGCCAGGGAAATTGCCCTGGTTCGCCAAAAAGAAGCGGAACGGGTCAAGCGTACCCAGGCCATTCTGGATTTTGCTTATGAAGGTATTATTGTGACCGACGAACAGGGTATAATCCAGGTCTTCAATCCGGCTGCGGAGAAGATTACCGGTATCAGTGCAGCACAGGCCATCGGGCAAAAGGTCGATCAGTTGATACCCAATACCCGTTTAATTGCCGTGAAGGAAAGCCTTCAGCCGGAATTAGGCGAGTTACAGGAACTCGGGAAGGCTACCATTGTCACCAACCGCGTACCGATCATCGTGAAAAATAAACTGGTGGGAGTGGTGGCAACCTTCCACGAAGTCAGCAGAATTCAGAACTGGGAACGCAAGATCCGCAAGGCACTGTATAGCAGGGGACTGGTAGCCAAGCATACTTTTGATGATATCATCGGCAACAGCCGGGCCATTATCAAAGCGAAAATCCAGGCACGTAATTATGGTTCCTATGAATCTACGGTATTACTGGTGGGTGAGACGGGTACGGGCAAAGAGCTGTTTGCCCATGCCATCCACAATGTCAGCTCCCGCAAACAGGGACCCTTTGTGGCGGTGAACTGTTCCGCCCTCCCGGAAAGTTTGCTGGAGAGTGAGCTGTTTGGTTATGAAGAGGGGGCTTTTACCGGCGCCCGTAAAGGGGGTAAGCCCGGCCTCTTTGAACTGGCCCACGGCGGCACCATCTTTTTGGACGAGATTAGCAGCATTTCTCCGAACATGCAGGCCAGGCTCCTGCGGGTAATCCAGGAAAAGGAAGTAATGCGCCTGGGGTCTGACAAGCTGATTCCGGTGGATGTGCGCATTATCGCGGCCACCAATGAGGATCTGGCAGCGCTGGTGGCCCAGGGGAAGTTCAGAGAAGATCTTTACTTCCGGTTGAATATATTACGGGTTCGCATTCCCCCTTTACGGGAGCGCCGGGAGGATATACCCCTGCTGGCGCAGCATTTTCTGGACAAGCAGCGGCCCGGCTACTCCCTGGACCCGGTTCTTCTGGAGAGAATGCAGCACTACCGATGGCCCGGCAATGTCCGGGAACTGAAGTCTTTTATTTCCCGCTACGCCATCCTGGTGGATGAAATGCCGGCAGAGGCCATTTTTGATGAGTTTATTGCGGAAACCCATCGCCTGGCAAATCCCCCGGAGGATGCGGCCATGGCGGCAGGTGGCGATCAAAGTGGGGAAACGATTACGGTAAAAGTTGGTCCACTGGAAGAAATGGAAAGGGAGTTAATTCAAAAAATGCTGGTCCGGTATGCTCACAACCGCTCGGCACTGGCCAAAGCTCTGGGCATTAGCCGGAGCACCTTATGGAAAAAGCTCAAGCTCGTTCAGTAA
- a CDS encoding MFS transporter gives MSGFWRSASRSQWFTLTGSWASWLFDAMDAGLYAFVIAFLVKDFGNTLPEVVGVVSIFLIATAVGGVLLGNLCDRIGRKKTILFSVFCYGLFTLLAGTAQNLTQMAVYRFLVGIAVGGLWPAAAALISELWAPEHRAKAIAFMQTGWAGGNLLAALFAMLFLPVFGWRGLFYVASIPAWITFIYVLFAVQESPIWLKNRHQTMKRNNVEFFELFKPQFLKTTLIGLLVSILGMFGYWILFTFLPTYLDKTLKLGIAKSASFLVWTGLGAIVGYIFFGVLSDRYGRRPIFSLFFAGMAAMVPIFTWTVTSHGITYLVPASLFLGFFTGYFSGYGAWYSELYPTRLRATASGFLFNAGRAAIFIGPVVVAKLIPVVGFTMAISTAAVGYFLAAFLVFILQETKGRDLTAIPESNDQPADALLAGTLIKEN, from the coding sequence ATGTCTGGTTTTTGGCGTTCCGCTTCCCGGTCGCAATGGTTTACCCTTACCGGTTCCTGGGCCAGCTGGCTTTTTGATGCCATGGATGCCGGGCTGTATGCCTTTGTCATCGCCTTTCTGGTCAAGGACTTTGGTAACACTTTGCCCGAAGTGGTAGGTGTTGTTTCAATCTTCCTCATTGCTACCGCTGTTGGTGGAGTTTTGCTTGGGAATCTGTGCGACCGCATTGGCAGAAAAAAGACTATTCTGTTTTCAGTATTTTGCTATGGTTTATTCACTTTGCTGGCCGGTACGGCCCAGAACCTTACCCAAATGGCTGTCTACCGTTTCCTGGTGGGGATTGCCGTGGGTGGCCTGTGGCCTGCGGCGGCAGCGTTGATTTCCGAACTGTGGGCTCCTGAGCACCGGGCCAAGGCCATTGCCTTCATGCAGACCGGTTGGGCCGGAGGGAACTTGCTGGCGGCTTTGTTTGCCATGCTTTTCCTGCCCGTTTTCGGCTGGCGCGGCCTGTTCTATGTGGCTTCTATTCCAGCCTGGATTACCTTTATTTATGTACTCTTTGCTGTTCAGGAATCTCCGATCTGGTTAAAGAATCGCCATCAAACGATGAAACGGAACAATGTGGAGTTCTTTGAGCTCTTCAAACCCCAATTTCTCAAGACCACACTTATTGGCCTGCTGGTTTCCATTCTGGGCATGTTCGGCTACTGGATTTTGTTTACTTTTCTGCCCACCTATCTGGACAAGACCTTGAAGCTTGGCATTGCTAAATCCGCCAGTTTTCTGGTCTGGACAGGTCTCGGGGCCATAGTGGGGTATATATTCTTTGGGGTCCTATCGGACAGGTATGGTCGTCGTCCCATTTTCTCGCTCTTCTTTGCCGGCATGGCTGCTATGGTGCCCATTTTTACCTGGACGGTGACCAGCCACGGGATCACCTATCTTGTTCCGGCATCGTTATTCCTGGGCTTCTTTACCGGGTATTTCAGCGGGTACGGTGCGTGGTATTCGGAACTTTACCCTACAAGATTGCGCGCTACGGCTTCGGGATTCCTTTTTAACGCAGGGCGGGCGGCCATTTTCATTGGCCCGGTGGTGGTGGCCAAGCTAATTCCGGTGGTCGGCTTTACGATGGCCATCAGCACGGCGGCCGTTGGATACTTCCTGGCTGCTTTCCTGGTCTTCATCCTTCAGGAAACAAAGGGACGGGACCTTACGGCTATTCCAGAATCCAACGACCAGCCTGCTGATGCCTTGCTGGCCGGTACTCTGATCAAGGAGAACTAG